The DNA segment GCACCTGGTCCAGTGACAAGAATAGATCGTGGAAGGAAAGAAGAATGTGTTGACtttagaaaaaactttttgtgcTTTCCAAGTATCTGCTCACTTGCGGGGCAACGTCATTTGTTGTTAACCTTCGCCAAACTAAATAAAGTTTTGATAATATAAGCATcaattcgtttttttttcagagtATCAGATATAAAAGCATGATAGCAGCTTTGAATATGCATCTGGGACTTGGAGCACAATCCTGTCCTCAAAATTCCACGCGTCGATCCTGCATCCAGCGACGTACATCGTTCTTTATCAGGGACATCCTCGGAAGCGGCAACGAAATGACGTCGGATGATGATGCGGAAGAAGAATGCCACAGTGTCGCCGAGAAAGAAGTTGACCCGAAGGGTTGCATCGACCATTTGGAAAAAGCGCATTCTAACTCTTCTTTAGAGGAAAACCGGATCAAGCAAATGGCCCAGGAAAACATTTCGCCTCTTTCCTGCAGAGAATGTTGCATCCGCGCCGACATTTCTTCTAGCGATGAATACTCTTTCAAAGTTCAAGAACGGACCGAAGAAGCCATTTTGACTCAGTTTTATCAAGAggaaaaagtttataaaaactGCAACACCGAGATTGAACAGATTGAAGAAAACAACTCATCTTCATCATCAAGCCATGATGTTGTTTCCACTTACAAAATGCCATCCGTGGTGGACACCGGTCACGAGAGAAACGAGCCTAGCCCAACCACTGgagatttgaaaaaatgtgaGCCATCCAGCACTCCGCCGACCCCTACCAGTCATCTTTCCGAAGACTGGATATCAAGAGACTCGAGTTTCATGACAAGTGCTCAGAAATACGCTTCGGACTCAGCAAACTCCAACGTCATGAACATGATGAGAGAGCCGACGAGATACAATATTCATCCTTACAATGAACTCGTTGTCAACCCCGCCTTAATGGACATGCGATATGCTTATTATGTGCGGGCCGCAAGCCTTGCAATGCCGCCGCTGCCGTTTAACCTAGTTGCTTATCCAGCACACGTTGACCCACTTGCCAGCACACATAATGAGGCATTGTCGAAGAAAGTTGGTTTTGGTGCTTTACATTCTCCGCTTTTGTCCGTTTCCACTTCCGCCGCAATAAGCCCACGACAAGAACCATATCCGTCTAGTAGAATTTCCGAATGGAGAAAGAAGAACAACATTCACAGCAACATTTTCCTAAACCGGAATTCGACGTTTTCCCGCCGAACGTCATCGAGTCCACACGGGAGTGATGTCGCCACATATGAAGCCGCGACACGAGAAGATCGAGGCTTGTCACCGGGTCATTCTGTAACGCCATCTTCTTCCGTTTCGTCTTCGTCCTCCCTTTCGCCGGAAAAAAAATCAGTTCAACTTCCGGCTTACCTTCGGAGCAGACTCGGAGGAGGAATCAACAGCGACACGTCAGGCACCGGGGAGATCGGAAAGTCGAAAAAATGCAGAAGAAGTAGAACAGTGTTTACCGAATTACAGGTATAGGCtcaatgttttaaaaacttggttttttcttttgcattgaAACTCATAGCAAATAAGCAGAAAAATACATTCGTTATCGTTTATCAAGTGAACGCAGACAAATGTGACGTTTTTGTAGTTTtctttatacttttactgaACATTTTCAGATGCTCGGTCTTGAAAAGAGATTTGAAAAGCAGCAATATCTCTCCACGCCGGACCGAGTAGAGTTGGCAGAATTGCTCAGCTTAACGCAGTTGCAAGTAAAGACCTGGTACCAAAACCGCAGAATGAAATGGAAAAAGCAGGTATGATTTTGTAGAGTGCAGATTTGAGCAAACTCTAATTAACAATAAAACTCATGTgaaaaagccatattttgttCATGTCTTAcgcaaaatgcaaatttttacttgAAAAAAGTGCGAATTTCTAAATTCATatgttgaaattattttaaaggttttaCAGGGTGGAGGAACCGAACCACCTACTAAACCAAAAGGAAGACCAAGAAAAGTCCGTCCCGAAGAGCAAGCTGTTTCAAAACCCTTAACATCATTACCTATAACTCCTATTAGTCAAAGAGCTGAGACCAAGCGATAACAAGTTGCGTCATGAAGCTAATTTTAACTTGAAACATtccattatttttcatttttcattgcCAAAACAGTAAcatttacaaagttttattcTATGCACTGTTTTTGATAACGAGTATACCTCTTGTAAAATCTGACGCTATTTGTATCTGTATGTTTTTTTCCTTACGCGTGCTTATTATGTTCGTTGTAAATTACACCGTTCGATTATtaaaatttagcaaatatcgtaaaaataaaaacatcgaaaatttaatatttcattGTTTGACAAATCATCTGGTTCATATAAGAACATAAAGCTCTAAGAAAAATGGCCGAACCAAGTGAAGTCCACCAGGCAGGCCAGTTTTGGATATCGAAAATATAGGAGCGGTTATAAATATTCGTCTGCGCCTAAAAATAATCCCAAGTAATTGCGACGTAGTCTTCTATAAAcgacaattaattttttaatattggGCGATCTTTTGATCAAGTTGcaattactgtataatctACTCCAGTACATGAACATATTTCGGAATACGCTTGGCTTTTTCTTCTGTCTGAAAAAACCTGGTCATCAACCATGATTTTAGTGGTTACTGTCGAGCTGCAAGGTCTTGGTACAATAATAGCTCTCAGTGATCGacttgttttcattaaaactactaaaagtaaatttaattAGCTAATATAACACGAAGACACGTGCCAACATGCCCAATATACACCCGATAAATGTTATCCGCAGAAAATCGTTTAAACTTTATTCCTCCTTTAATTGATGTCAGGTAATTGCCGGCGTTAAGGCCTCTGAATCGCGCAAGACGATGGGTGAGGTATAAAAAACAAGCCTTTAATGGTCGGTTGTTCCGTGTAgcgttgtttttcttttttcttttaaaacttgccGTTAGAGAAttaatttgttaaactttaacttttctagaaatttttttaaaaatgtcccCGCCACCGTCGCAGCAGACACATTCTCACAATTAGATTCGGGCGGGGCGCTCGTTACGATTTTTGTACACGTCAAATATCAAAGTTACTTTTGAAACGGGACTGTTATTACCATTTCCGTATATGATAGCGATACCACCTGAATTTCTATCGGCTTATACGATAAGTAACGATAGGTTGACGGTAAAAATCTTAACGTAAGCGACGTCGGTATACGTTGTAGCCTAtacatacaataaaaaaatagacATTTCAGTGGAATATGAACTCGGTTGACCGCAAAGTCTTGAGTAAAAACCAAGAACTGTTCAGGAAATACTTTCTTAAACGTAAACGATTCATATCGCATATTTCAACCTGACTGAATAAGATTTCTATACGCGGTTACCGATTAGCTTTTCCCATTCGCGTAGGGTTACATCCTGCGGCGATTGACTCACTTAAGTGATGGATTATCGCTCAAAGAGAAGAATTTgtataaaatcattaaaaagcAATGGAATGATTTTAAAGATGATTAATCCGTTAAAATCTTACTAATGTCAGCCAGACTGAAACTGACGCAGATTTGCGCCTGTGTGCTGTCAAagaagacaaaaacaaaaaattgtacatttatcattttgtatatactgtaacttAGTATAGATTTATTAGCGCTTACCATTTGCGAAGTAAATATCCAGTATCACATTTTCGACAGCGATACCGGATTAAAGATTTTCAAAGTCACAGAATAGATGCCAAGCGTTGCGTCTTGTAATATCATTGGCATGCAAATACCGCTAAACCGAACTCAATTGTAAGCCGATAGCCTGAAAGAAGTAACAGTATGGCGCAGAAAGAAGCGGGTCTATGATTCATCGTTTTGGCTACAAAAGTAACGTTTGTGgccaaaatattattatttcgGATCATGTGCGGATGGCTTGTACGAAATGACGACAGAGAAAAAACACCTGGTAGAAACGTATTTCGCCATTTAACTGTTAAATCGCCACCTACTATAATTGAACCAGGTGCGTACAGTATATAGGGCTTATCTCATAAAGGTTACACTCGGTCGAACACTAATGCATTAAATGATTTGGTATCTTTGATTCGATTGCCCGGTGGCTAAATTGACAGCCGCTCAACTGCAGCCGATGCTTGGATGGATTCAAGTAGCGTTTTGAATTAttcaatttgaaataaatttctttgatATTGTGATAGTAATATAAGGTATTTATGTAATAACGTGTGTCGTATATGAATAATGTGCTCGTAAAGTCAACGCGCATTCTATACAGGTATGGCTTAGTCAGTTGATAATATACGTGAATCTTAAATAAGAACGACTATTGCCGACAAATTAATTACATTTAGCACCGAGTCACTGTTAACTGAATTGAGtcacaaaaaagaaagaaaatataaagATACAAAAAGATAAAGATACAGATCGGCACAAAGTAATGGAGCTCAAGTGCGGTCGTGGTGCCccagaaaaataataataaaattgtcGTCACCACCGTGATCAGTAAACACTGACGTAGACTCCaaactaaaaaagttttaaaaaaattcataattgtaaattttaataacatAACACAGCATCATTAATTTATGCTCCTGTCACAAATAATAAGAACCAGCGTGATTAAATTATCTGTCTAAGGAAACCAACGGAGTCAGGCAAATGAAGaattttcaaagcaaattattttttccacTTAGTCACCATGTAATCAATTTTCTCGACTGATATGCTTTTTGGCAATCACTTTTGCTAAAAAGTTCTTTGAGTCAAGTTCAATCGTGTTCGCACTGTTCGAATGGTTTGTTGCCATCTCCTATCACTTTTCAAAGAGTCGTCATAAACATAGTGCTTTTAGCGATATTCTATACCTGCAGGAAGCTTAACAGTGTGCGATTTCATTTCGGGGGCACGTTTCTCATTTTAAACATTCCTAAACGTGTAAAAATGCTGGGTAATTTAACTAAGAATACTAACTAACTAAAGGTTTCGCACTTTTGTTTGCCAGCCATTGGCTTTAAATGTCCCCGAAAGAATAGCATATAGCTTTTCTATTAAATAATTGGAGTAGAAAATGAACAGTTAGTCTTTAATTGTCCGTTATAAGTAAGTAATTTTTCGGTTGTAAATAACAATTTTCCGGACCTTGTTTAACCATGTTTCCAGCTATAATTGCACGAACAAACAACACGTCTGAATCACTGAACAAACAAATATGACATTGATTGCTTCATTGAGGACATAGGAGACGTGTGCCGCAAAAAATTCTCTTCTGGTCTCTTCATTGGCCCAGTAATTTAAACATACACCACCCTGCGAGATAAAATGCAAGCGCTGCCTGGGATATTTCGTGACTTTGGCCGCACAAGGAGAGCTCCCTGGGAATATGGCAGCTTCGGTTACTCAAAGCGAGCCTCAAACGCATGCAGTTGTAATTTTCAACCGTGCATGTGAACTGTATCGACTCAAAGGTTGGTCTCAACGATCGTCAGATTACATCCACCGCCGTGAGAGCTCGGAAAGTGATTGCTTACCCTGTTAAGTAGCAACCATATCCAAAGGGTTTACGCTGGTCGTGGCGGTTCGTCTGTTTTTCGGGCACTTTGAGTTTTGCAAGTTTGAAGATGAAACGACCAGTAATGGCCCGAACACAACCGCATAATGCTTCTCAAGTACCGCttataataaacatgttgaaagTTTTTCGACTTGACGCCGTTGCTGACGCAATTACCACGGATATCGAGCAATGTAAAGACTTTTCGTATTTTTAGAATAATTATAAACGCTCACAAGAAAGAATTTCATAGCTGAGAAATATTATTAGCGTGagttttcaaaactatttacgagtttccaaaacaaaaattttcaaagtctCCGACGCTTAACGGAAAAGATAACATCTGTCGTTAAAGAGGCCATGGCATCCGTTACGGCCAATTTGGACCACACAGAACAACATTTTAATGGTTTCACTAACTGTAGCaattttttaacagttttcagaaaacttataaTAAGCGTACATTTGATCTTTAATACCTTTGTGAGATTGCGCGAAATACTGGCAGCAATAGAGCATCCACACAgctaattttaaaagttaaaaattattgtATGTTTGCTAACATTATACCATTGCTAATTACCTATAAACATAAGGGCCTTAAGAAAACTCAATTTAATTTGTTGGCGGTGAAAGTTGATAATTGATTTTGTCGTCATTTTATACGAAAATAAATATGCTTCTTTATAAAAGCGGGTATAGTTAAACGTTGCAATACATTTTGCTGCTAAAAGTATGGGCTAAATGCTGTTTGTAACGTTGAAATAAAGTAAAtctgttttcaatattttatcttttcaatATTCTTTCTTTTTATCCCTATACGTTTATAATATATAGTTTGTTTACAATTGTCAACATCGCATTTGTTAACGAaatactttgtttttatttaatagtATACCAACTACAGGTTGCAGTTACACAGTGTGACGTGtactttgttttttgatagCGGTACGTTAGTGCATGACGTACACCTCCAATCGACTACATCTTCACGCGAATGATGTCATAGTGGCAATTAGCGAGACCGGTGTGCAATTTTAATGACATGACATCAATTAAGTGAGTAACTAAGAATTTATTGTGATAGTAATGTTAACTGTATTAATGCAGTTACTTGTACTTGTGTTAACTAATATTAATTTATAATGATTTATTCATAATATAGTTTCGTTTCATTCTAACTAACCTGAAAACTCTTCCTTGTCACAGAGCCAATGCAACTATAAAAGCAAATTCATATCAAAGAGTCGGCCACGTTTCAATCACGTCATCGCTACTTCACGTTGCCTGAAATAACCGTGTCATCGCTATTTCACattgataaagaaaaaaaacagtttgctGTGTAGTAATAAAAATGAATCATAAGTTACAATGAACAGATTTTCGCCTGCTGTAAAAACgttatgttatttttctttcaccTGAAAGAGATTAAATGAAATCTACCAGGAACAGCCGCTTCACAGACGCTTTGTTTTCATGTGAACTTAACCACTCAAGTAAAGAGGCAATTGCTGTTGTCAATCGCCACCACGTTATAACACCCGGTTATGGTGTCGTTGCTGCAGCGAGCTCAATACGTTTTGAATGCTTTAAATCATTTAATAAGATGTGGTTTAGCGTTTGTGAAAAAGTAATGACGTATTTGCAGATTCATTTAAAGAAATGCGTTGACGTCGTTTTTCATATTACGACCTCTGCTGTTTGTTTAGCCACACCTCTATTAAATTTCCCACGCGGATTGGTATAGGCTACCACGTTCTGTTTACATGCCACATGTGAAATAAAACTTGGAAAAGATTTTGGTTTCTTTTCTGTGCTGGGTTGCTTTCATAtgtgtttaaaattgtttgcttgCAAACGAGACGGTGGTCTGTTgcttataataataatcagtgTATTAcataacaatttaaattttttgcctATAACATGTGCGTAGACTTAACCCCGAACGTGGTATAGGCTACATGCATTCAGTAGCTTGCCTTCTTTACGCTTTGCTATATCTTCAGCAATAGCCCTCCACAATACCCACACACAAGATTTCGATGTTGTTTGTCTTCAGCTATACCCGGTTATGTTAAATAAGTTAGGTTAGCCTATAGTTTCTAAGCTATACTGGAGAATGTAATGTTCAGTAAAATAAAACGGTATAGACTAACTGCATGAAATGctttatgtttttgtaaataacaatttttgttgaaatgttatttttgcattcaTACCTGTAGGTAGTATatcaaatattattttattgcatattatatatatattaatatgCTAAAAACGTAGAAAGTAATTTAGCTATCGGTGTGCACGTGCATAGTATTAAAAAACAACCTAAAAATGCTTAATTTGCATTGTCTGTGGGCAACCATTGAAAGTAAATCTTGCAAAACATTTATCCTGCCGTGCAGGGTAGGGCCAGCGTTATCTGCTTGATTTTCTGGTTATGTATTACCCCTGCTTATTTATTCTGACACGAGTAAAGTCAATATGCCTTTTGgtgatttcttttaaaaagcTGATTTTCAGTGCTCTACCGACATGATCTACCTGTTCGTAGTTTTGGAGTTGCTATAATAGATTAACAACATATTGGACTAATCGAAAGAAAACTAGACCCTTGCTATAAGCTTAGTAGATTAACAACGTCGGCTTTAACTATTTTAGATTTATTCGGATTCGACAAAAACTCTTTcgttttgtaacaaataatTGTAATCCCTGTTGAAGTTGAAAATACAGTTATAAGCGGTGGTGGGATTCAGCtagttcttggaattttaatgacctccgcgaaccggttgttaacaagcgtatgtataggTCTATGTGTATATCGGGTCCGGGACAATATGGCATGCcgctagtgagagaaccggatgttaaaatatttgaatcccaccactggttATAAGTGAACAGGACTAAACGAACTAAATCCTATAGGTTTATAACttgaataaaaatcaaaaacgccATGTAAGCTTATAGACAAATTAGACACCAATAACAAAAACCATAAAATATGCAAAGATGTTTGTTGGTCTCCGCTTTACCAAAAAGATGTAGGTCTACTGTAATCCGGTTCAACATTGTAGGCTAAATGTCTAAGCTGATGCACTCTTGACAAACTTGATACCACAAGAATTTACAACTCTCGCTAGTGGTCGCTGGGATCCAATTGTACGTCTACAACGCTTTTATGCATATAGCACTTTCAAAAATGAACATTTTCCCACTTGAAATTATCCCCAAATTGTAATTAATAACAAATGTAAACAACACATCTGAagtaaaatgcaaaacaagaaaattccaaataacaaaaatttgacaaTAACCCCAAAGAGGTtctaggtcgattcaacccacggacgattcaaccccggacgattcaacccacggacgattcaacccacgggcCTTCCAACACACGGACCTTTCAAACcacggactattcaacccacTGACCTTCCAACCCACGGATCTTTCAAACCACGGACCATTCAACCAATGCAATTCAATTCAACtggcggacgattcaacccaggaccttGCAACCCACGAACCTtacaacccgcggacgattcaacctacgGATCTTTAAACTTacggacaattcaacccatggacgattcaaccgcggacgattcaacccaggaccattcaaaccactgacgattcaacccacggacgaatcaacccacggacgaatCAACTGGCTGACGAACAGAGTATTCTTGTGAAAGTGTGGAATTGTAACCAGTGGTATAGGT comes from the Clavelina lepadiformis chromosome 5, kaClaLepa1.1, whole genome shotgun sequence genome and includes:
- the LOC143459513 gene encoding uncharacterized protein LOC143459513, with the protein product MIAALNMHLGLGAQSCPQNSTRRSCIQRRTSFFIRDILGSGNEMTSDDDAEEECHSVAEKEVDPKGCIDHLEKAHSNSSLEENRIKQMAQENISPLSCRECCIRADISSSDEYSFKVQERTEEAILTQFYQEEKVYKNCNTEIEQIEENNSSSSSSHDVVSTYKMPSVVDTGHERNEPSPTTGDLKKCEPSSTPPTPTSHLSEDWISRDSSFMTSAQKYASDSANSNVMNMMREPTRYNIHPYNELVVNPALMDMRYAYYVRAASLAMPPLPFNLVAYPAHVDPLASTHNEALSKKVGFGALHSPLLSVSTSAAISPRQEPYPSSRISEWRKKNNIHSNIFLNRNSTFSRRTSSSPHGSDVATYEAATREDRGLSPGHSVTPSSSVSSSSSLSPEKKSVQLPAYLRSRLGGGINSDTSGTGEIGKSKKCRRSRTVFTELQMLGLEKRFEKQQYLSTPDRVELAELLSLTQLQVKTWYQNRRMKWKKQVLQGGGTEPPTKPKGRPRKVRPEEQAVSKPLTSLPITPISQRAETKR